Genomic window (Desulforapulum autotrophicum HRM2):
ACCCTTTTAAGACAAAAAAGCCATTTTGCAGTCTCTGCCTGCATCTGCCGCAAGGAACAACAGATGATGGGCAAGGGATGCAATAAACCCATGGACCTGTGCCTCTCCTTTGGTGATGATGAAGATTTCTTTATCAAGAACAAAATCGGCCGGCGTATAACCCTTGACCAGGCCCTTGATATCCTGAAACAGGCCGACAGATCGGGCCTGGTACTCCAGCCGAGCAACGGGAAAGAAATTTCCTGGCTCTGCTGCTGCTGCGGCTGCTGTTGCGGCATACTCAGAACCATCAAGACCCATCCAAAACCCGCCAAAATTATCTCATCCCCCTTTCAGGCAAAGGCAGACCCAGGTCTGTGCACCGGCTGCGGTATCTGTAAAAAAAGGTGCCCCATGGACGCTATTTCAATCAAAAACAAACGTGCCGTCCTGGATCTCGACCGCTGCATCGGTTGCGGACTCTGTGTCTCCACCTGCCCTGAAAAGGCCATCCATCTGGAACGCAAACCCGAAGCCCTCCAGCCCCAAGTGCCAAAAAACATTATCACGGCCTCAATGGGACAGATGTGGGAACGTGATAAACTGACTCTCAGGGGACTTGCCGCCATGGCAGGCAGATCCTTCATGGACAGATACCGATCAAGACGTAAAACCGTTTGACAACCCCGTCTATAATCTGGTTTGATACAGGTTTGATGTTCAAACAATGCGGGCCAAACAGACCCGAACGACAAGTAGCTGAAAAGGACAAAAATGGACCCCATCTCTTCAAAAGCAGCCCAATGGATTGATAATGGCAAAGACCCCAGGAGCGCCCACTGGCAAGCCGGGCTTGAGGCCATGCTCGAACTTTTTTCCGCCCACGTGAAACCGGGGGTCCTCACACCGGTGGCCCCCCTGGACGAGGCGGATTTTCCTGTTTTCAAGGCGGCACTGGAGGCAATAGATCTTGCGCCCCAGCTCATTGCCGTGTTTTTACCCCCTGCCATTGCCCGGTCTATCACCCCGCCTGAAACGGCCCAAGAACTCAATCGAATCAATCAAGACCAGCCTTCATACAAGGTGATCATTGCCCGGCCCGGCAAAGAATTACGAATCCTCTGCGGTGAGATTTCCCCCCAGGCAACAAAGCCCGGAGTGGATATCTTTCAGTCAGGAGCCCTCCTTGGCAACTATGATTTCTCCTCCCAGGAAACCTGTCTTGCCGAGCTGTCAAAGATCATCCGGACCCATGCCTGGGAAAAGGGTACGTGGACCCGCAAAAACAACGAAACGTATACCCTGAACTGGTTTGAACGATCCCTGGATCTTGGAAGGGGAGATCTGAGCGTGGATAAAAACCATTCATTTTTCCACAGCCCCACCCTGATCAAAAGCAACCGGGTGGATGCCCTGTTCTTCATCATTTCAACCCTTCTTGAGCAACGGTTTAAAGACCCTGAAGACCGCCTGAGCCAAAGGGTAGCAGCCATAAAGGCCCTGGAGGACACCACCCTTTCCAGGGAAAAACTTGCCGACCTTGTCAGCAGCGGCATTCTTGAGCTTTTGAACAATGTAAAGGAGCTTGAACTGATGAAGTTCAACGAACTTTCAAACGCCGAACGTGAAAAGTTCAAGAATGAGACCGCAAGGAGTGTCCAGATCATCGTTGACGCCCTTCTCTAATGGGAACCCGGGTCGTCGCCCTTGTTTGCCTCCCCCTCCTGTTCCTGGTTTCATGCGCCTACGTGCCCATGGACAGGAGTTATCCCGGTCCTCAACCCCTGACACCGGCCCTTGAACAGGCCTATGCCTGCCCACCCTTCACCGGCACCTATGACGAACGAATCATTGACAGGCAGGCTCGATTTACCATCCGGCAAATAACCTTTCCTTCGACCCGGTATATCCTTGAGGCCGGACCGATTACTGTTGACTACTACGATGTTGACGCTGATAAAAAAGTTCCGGTTATCATGGTGCTGCCCATCCTCGGGGGTAACAACAAAATTGCACGTATTTTTGCACGGCACTTTGCTGAAAACGGGTATGCCGCAGTCATCGTACATCGTCAAAAAAAGTACAAGGAATTCGATCAGATGGACAAGGTGGATCTGGTGCTTCGCCAGATGGTGCTGGACCACAGGCAGGTGCTGGACTGGATCAAAACAAGGCATGAACTTGACCGGGGCAAAATCGGGGTATTTGGCGTGAGCATGGGCGGCATCAAGGCGGCATTGGTGACGGCCCTTGACCCACGCATCAAGGCATCGGTCCTGGCCCTTGCCGGGGGAGACCTTGCCCAAATCCTGGCCTTTTCCACGGAAAAAGGGATTAAAAAAAAACGATTGAGATTCATGGCCCAGAAGGGCATCACCCCGGATGAATTTTATAACACCCTGGCCACCACCATTCAATGTGACCCCCTGAAATATGCCCGTTACATTGACGCCCGAAAGACCATGATGATACTGGCCCTGTTTGACAGGGTTGTCCCCTTTAAGAACGGAAGGGAACTCAAGAAAAAAATCGGAAACCCCGAAACCATCTATCTCCTGTCAGGCCATTACTCGGCGATTCTCTACATCCACCACATCCAGTACCAGGCCCTCAGGTTCTTTAAGCGAAAAATTCCCCTCAATCTGCCAGGGCCTTCCTAGGTGTTAATCAAAATTGACAGGTCAGCCGGAGAAAAACACCCCGTTCAATCTCAGATGAAACCATGCTGATAATCTCCGAGTCGAGCTGTTTTTTGTGATCGTGGAGAAGATTGTGGCCCACCAGCTCCAGTTGCCATGTTGGTGATGGTTGCCAGCCAAGGCGAAGGGTGAGGTCCCAGAGTTCAGGTTGGTTCTGAACCTCAATTTCATCGGTATAGGTAACCCAGATATCTGCCTCAACATTGTGAGAAAGGTTGAGACGAGATTGTATGGAAGCCTGGTGATTGGCATAAAAGCTGTTTAAAAACTCCTCTAACTGGCCACCAAAATCGAACTTCATTTCCATGTAACTATAGGCACCAATAAGTTTCCAATCATCAGTCATCTGGTATTCCATGCTGGCTTCAATTCCATAGGTCTCACCTTCAAGCTCATTATTGGCAAAACTGACCTGATCAATTGCGACGGGCAGGTCCCCTTCAAAAACGATATTGGGAGGAAGGTTGCTTCCGGTTCTTAACTTTTTATAATTATTCCAGAACAATGCGATATCAATGCTCGCATGATCTGAAACAAGGGAGCGAAGGCCAAGCTCATAGGCCGTCACCACCTCTGATTCAAATTCGTCATTGCCCTGGAATGTTACGATAATGGGAATCGCCAAAGGAATTTCGGCGTTGGGTGTCGGGTTGAGTTCATGCCCCGGGGGATAGAGGGCCAGAACGATCCCACCGTTAGAATCAAGCCTGGATGGGGTCCGAACCGCCCTGGAAACAGCGCCCCATAGGGAAATTTTCTGGGAAATTTCCCACAATAATCTAGCGTTTGGCTGGAATTCCCAACCAGTAAAATCATTGTGCTCAACTTTAGTTCCCAGGGTCAGGGTTAAATCCTTCAGTAAAGGATAATCGTCCTGGACAAAAAGGCTGAACTGAGTGTACTGATCGTCTTCCGGATCCATAAACACATTGGCATGGGCAGTTAAATCATCAAAATAAGCTCTTAAATTTCCACCCCAGGTAAATTTATGGCCAGGACCTGGTTCATAATTGTGCTGAAATTCAACATCCAGGACTTGAAGTTTCTCATCGTAAAAAGCGCCTTTTCGTTGTGTGTAGTCAAAATAGACTTGAAATGAGAGGCTCGATTTCTCACTAAACTGGTTTGACCAGCTTGAAAGCAGGTGCCCCCCCTTCATATCAATATCGTCATTGAACCGGTCGTGGTAATCACCCTTGTAGCTTACCTGGTCAAAATTGGCTCCCTCCTGGCCCTGGTAAAAACTGCCCGTGGTTTTTCCGGTAAAATCGCTGCCAATGTAATCCCAGCGAAATCCAGTCCGGCCCATTGTCATGTCATCATCAGTATCTCTGCCGTTCAATTGATTCACACCCCGGGTAAATCCTTTGGCTGTCAAGCGTAAATAACTGCTTGAACCGATCTCTGAGCCCTGCATTACACTCAGTCCTCCGGTTGCCCCAGTGCCTGCCCAGGCAGAGACCTGGGAACCCAATGTTGTTTCAGCAGAACGGGTCATAATATTAATAATCCCGTTGACGGCATTTGACCCCCAAAGGGAAGCGCCTGGACCACGGATAACCTCAATTCTCTCTATTTCAGCCAGAACCAGATCTTGGACATCCCAGTAAACTCCTGAAAAAACTGGAGTATAAACACTTCGCCCATCAATCATGACAAGTAATTTGTTGGCAAATTCGCCATTAAAACCACGGGCACTTATGGCCCAGCGGTTTGAATCGAGTTGGGCAACGTTCATCCCCGGTACCATTTTTAAAAGTTCGGGAATGCTGTTGGCCCCTGAACGACGGATATCCTCCTTTGTAATCACATGGATTGCCCCAGGGGTTTTTAATAAAGGGGTTGGTGTCTTAGCTGCCGAAGTCACCTCCAGATTGATCAACTCCTCAAGGGACATATCCAGAAAATCATTTGCCAGGACAGGTGATAAAAGAATGCTAAAGAATATATTCAAGCTGACTAATATTCTGGAAAACCAGATGAAATATGTATGGGTTTGAATATTTGGATGCATGGCTACTTTATATTATTATAAAAGGTAAAAAGCAATAATCCTAAGGTGTAAGGTTTCCATTAAAGGGTTTTTTCCCAAAAATGACAATCACCAAAGGAGCCTTGTCGTCTGTGAAGGCGCTATCTGTCCAACGGATAAATTTGGCAAAATTATACAGGTAGGCTGCTTTGATCTTATATTCAGATGGTTTTTCAGCCGTGTTTCCAGGTGCCGGCCAGCAAATAGCCAGTGTAAGAGTTAGGATAAGAAGGAGATGTCTCATCTTATAAAGCCCAGGTTATTTTAAGGTAAAGGCTGCGCTCAACCTCAACGGGTGATTTAAACTCTTCCTGGATAAATTCAAGATGCCTGTTATCGAATATATTTTCTCCTGCCAGCGTGATTTCCAGATTTTCCTTGGGTGTCCATTTTATATTGGCATTAAAATTAATATAGTCATCCACAACCAAGGTGTTGCTTGGCCCGGATAGACTGGAAGCGTCCAGTTGATCCGTGTAATGGCCCCAAAGGTTTAAATGCAGATTTTCCCTGAGTTTAATATTTGCCTGGGCATTGAACTGATGCCGGGGAGAAGAACCTTCAGTTACCTGTTCTATTTGGAACGATTGATTGTTGTCTGCCTCCATTTTAAGGTCAATATAGGTGTAGGAAAATTTCGTGTTTATCCAGTCTACAGGTTTCCATGCTGTCGTTATTTCAAGACCATAGGTCTGGCCTTCCATTGAGTTGACGAAATAGATGGGTGAAAACGCCGATGCCTGGTAATAGGATTGCAACTCTCTGTAGTCATTGTAATACAGGGACAGATCAATGGAGAAGTCCTTTGATGGGATATAACGGTACCCGGTCTCATAGGCGATCAATTGTTCTGAGTTTAAATCAGAATTACCCAATAGGGGGATTTCTAAAGAAATTGGCTCAGGTATGACATATGTCATCACTTTCCCACTGTCTTCAGCCCGGGAGGGTGTTCTGATGGCCCTGGAAATGGAGGCCCAGAGGGTATGCCTTTCGCCAGGCTTCCAAAGCAGACGCAGATTTGGCTGAACTTCAAAACCGGTATATTCGTTATGCTCAAATTTTGAGCCCATGGTGAGCCATAGCCGGTCTTTTAAAAGGGTAATTTCATCCTGGAAAAATGCACTGACAAGATTATTGGTTTGACTGTCAGGAATAAATTCAACCTGGTAGCTATTACTGAAATCATCTTTGACGACTCGATAGCCCATGCCCCAGACAAGATCGTGGCAATTTTTAACTTGGAACCGATGCTGGAAATCAATGTCGACAATATGATTGGTCTGTTCCAGATATATTTCATCCCGGGTTGTGAAATCATAGTAAACCTGCAGGGTCCAGGATTGTTTTTCAGAGATGCCGTGTTCCCATCGGCCAAGCAGATTACCACCGTTGGTGTGCACCTGGTCCTGGGCCCGGATTAAATAGGGGAGGTCTGGTATCCAGAGCGTGTCCACCCACTGATTATTCTCCCCGTGGTAGATATCCCCTTGAAAGGTCCATGAGTCTTTTATTCCCACATCGTTGTCAAGGCGGAAGCCACCGGTGGTGATTTGCCAGTCATCATCCGCATCGCTTTTGTCCCCAAGGTAGGTGTATGAATCCTGGGCATGGTGGTTTACATAGAAACGGCCATGGAGGTCATTTTTGAGTTGTTTACCATAACGAAATGATGCTGAACCACGTTCATGGTTACCCATGGTGGCTGTCACCTTTCCACCCTGTGTATCCGCAGCTGTTTTGGTGATGATATTGATAACGCCGTTGACGGCGTTGGCTCCCCAGAGGGTTGCCCCTGGTCCCCGGATGACTTCAATCTGTTCAATATCTTCTAAAGGCAGATTCAGGGTGTCCCAGTAGACACCGGAATAGGCCGAGGTATAGACGCTGCGGCCGTCAATCTGAACCAGGAGTTTATTGGAAAAGGTGCCGTTAAATCCCCGGGAAGCGATGGCCCATTTGCTGGAAGAGATCCGTGCCACCTGGAGTCCGGGAACCATGCGAAGGAGTTCCGGGACGCAAGTGGCGCTCGAATTCTGAATATCTTCCTTGTCTATGACATAAACTGCGGCAGGTACATCCGCAAGATCCTGCGCCTTTCTCCCGGCAGAGGTGATTTGAATCTGCATCAGACTTGACAGGTCCATATCGAACATCTCCAGATCATCGGCCTGGCTGAAGGACGGTAGAGTGAAAAGAGTGACTATAATAATCAGATATGGTTTTATAAAATGGGTCATCCACCGTCTCCTATAATTTCAGTCGCAAGGGAAAGCAACTGGGCATCAATTTGAATCTCGTTCTCTTTTGCGGTATTAAGATTGATAACAAAGCGTAATCGGTTCCGGACCGAAATAAATTGAATGACTCCACCCCGGGCTGAAAATGCTTTATGCTCTCCAATCGTCACAATAGGTCTGGTTTTAAGAGTATTTAAGAGGGTTTTCAGGCCATGGGATTCCGATTTGCCTATAAAAAGCAGGTGACATTTTCCTATCTCGTTTAATGTCTTGAATTCTATTATTTTAATGGGGTGTTTACCTACACTTCTTGTACCTAATGGTGCAAGGTTTCCATTAAAGGGGTTTTTCCCAAAAACGCCAATCACCAAAGGAGCCTTGTCGTCTGTGAAGGCGCTATCTGGCCAACGGATAAATTTGGCAAAATTATACAGGTAGGCTGCTTTGATCTTATATTCAGATGGCTTTTCAGCCGTGTTTCCAGGTGTCGACCAGCAAAAAGCCAGTGTAAGAGTTAGGAGAAGAAGGAGGTGCCTCATCTTATAAAGCCCAGGTTATTTTAAGGTAGATGCTGCGCTCAACCTCAATGGGTGATGTAAACGCTTCCTGGATAAATTCAAGATGCCTGTTGTCGAAAAGATTTTCTCCGGCCAGTGTGATTTCCAGGTTTTCCTTGGGTGACCATTTTATATTGGCATTAAAATTAATATAGTCATCCACAACCGTGTTGCTGCTTGACGCAGAGATACTGGACGCCTTTAGTTGATCCGTGTAATGTCCCCAGAGGTTTAAACGAAGATTTTCCCTAAGTTTAATATTTGCCCTGGCATAGAACTGGTTCTGGGGAGATGAGCCTTCAGTTATATCAGCTGATTGGAAACTTTCATTGTTTTCATCTTCCATTGAAAGATCAATATAGGTGTAGGAGAATTCCGTGTCTATCCAATCTGCAGGAGTCCATGTTGTCGTTATTTCAAGTCCATAGGTCTGACCCTCCATTGAATTAACAAAATAAACAGGAGAGAACGGCGAGGCCTCAGAATAGGATTGGAGATCTCTGTAGTCGTTGTAATACAGGGTCATATCAATGGAGAGGTTTTTTGATGGGATATAACGGTAACCAGCCTCGTAGGCAATCAATTCTTCCGAGTCAAAATCAGAATTGCCCCATACGGAGACCTCGGTAAAAAATGGTGGCGGTATAATATATGTGATCACTTTGCCGCTGTCTTCAGCCCGGGAGGGTGTTCTGACGGCCCTTGCAATGGATGCCCAGAGACTGTGCTTTTCTTGCGGTTTCCAAAGCAGGCGAAGATTTGGTTGAACTTCAAAACCTGAATATTCGTTATGCTCAAATTTTGAACCGATGGTGAGCCAGACTCGGTCTTTTAGCAGGGCAATTTCATCCTGTAAAAAGGCACTGACAAGATTATTGGTTTGGCTGTCAGGGGAGAATTCAACCTGGTAGCTATTACTGAAATCATCTTTGACGACTCGATAGCCCATGCCCCAGACAAGATCGTGGCAATTTTTAACTTGGAACCGATGCTGGAAATCAATGTCGACAATATGATTGGTCTGTTCCAGATATATTTCATCCCGGGTTGTGAAATCATAGTAAACCTGCAGGGTCCAGGATTGTTTTTCAGAGATGCCGTGTTCCCATCGGCCAAGCAGATTACCACCGTTGGTGTGCACCTGGTCCTGGGCCCGGATTAAATAGGGGAGGTCTGGTATCCAGAGCGTGTCCACCCACTGATTATTCTCCCCGTGGTAGATATCCCCTTGAAAGGTCCATGAGTCGTTTATTCCCACATTGTTGTCAAGGCGGAAGCCACCGGTGGTGATCTGCCAGTCATCATCCGCATCACTTTTGTCCCCAAGGTAGGTGTATGAATCCTGGGCATGGTGGCTTGCATAGAAACGGCCATAAAGGTCATTTTTGAGTTGTTTACCATAACGAAATGATGCTGAGCCACGTTCCTGGTTACCCATGGTGGCTGTCACCTTTCCACCCTGTGTCTCAGCAGCTGTTTTGGTGATGATATTGATGACGCCGTTGACGGCGTTGGCTCCCCAGAGGGTTGCCCCTGGGCCCCGGATGACTTCGATCTGTTCAATATTTTCTAAAGGCAGGTTCAGGGTATCCCAGTAGACACCGGAATAGGCCGAGGTATAGACGCTGCGACCGTCAATCTGAACCAGGAGTTTATTGGAAAAGGTGCCGTTAAATCCCCGGGAAGCGATGGCCCATTTGCTGGAAGAGATCCGTGCCACCTGGAGTCCGGGAACCATGCGAAGGAGTTCCGGGACGCAAGTGGCACTCGAATTCTGAATATCGTCCCGGTCTATGACATAAACTGCGGCAGGTACATCCACAAGATCCTGCGCCTTTCTCCCAGCTGAGGTGATTTGAATCTGCATCAGGCTTGACAGATCCATATCTAACATCTCCAGATCATCGGCCTGGCTGAAGGAGAAGAGAATAAAAAAGGTGGCCAGAATTGAAACCGTTATTTTAATTAAACTGATTTTTTTAGAATTCATGCCTATCCATTCCTGAAATCAATTGTTTCAATATCTGTTACCATTTCAGCTGATAAAGATTTAACTGCTTTCTGGAACTCCCTTTCAATCTGGACGAACAACTCAGATGCGCCTTCCATGGAGTCATTCCGTGCATTCTCTTCCATTTTTCTAAAAAGTGCGGACAAATTTAAAGCCCCCAGATTGGCACTTCCTGATTTTAAACTGTGGGAAATTAATCGAAGTGTTGCAATATCTGAGTTCTCAAGGGCAAGTTTAATCTTTTCCAGCTGCCCTGGAGTATCTTCCAGAAAAAGTTTTATGATTTTTGTCAGAAGATCTTCAGCCCCGTCTGCCTGGAGGTCACGGATACTGTTCAGAACTTTTGTGTCAATCGTTTTTGATTCCATGGGGGGCGATTGGTCTGATACACCATGGGGATGCTTTTTTGACAGGTTTGCCTGTGAGGGGGAATGCAGATTTTCAGGTAACCAATGTTTGAGAACTTTGATAATCTTCTCTTTTCCAAAGGGTTTACTGATATAATCATCCATTCCTGCGGCAAGACATTTTTCCCGGTCTCCGCTAAGGGCGTTTGCAGTCAGGGCAATTATCGGAAGCCTTTTTTGACCCGATTTCAAATCCTCCATCCAACGGATTTTTCCGGTTGCTTCATACCCATCCATCCGGGGCATCTGGCAATCCATAAAAACAATGTCATAGGATTCTTTTTGGGCAGCGCTAACCGCTTCCAGTCCGTTTGTCGCAAGTTCAACCCGGCATCCCAACTTGCACAGAACGCCTTTTGCAACCTGTTGGTTGATGATGTTGTCTTCGGCCAGGAGTACTCTGGCGTTAAAGGTTGTCAGCTCTTTTTTAAGGTGATACTGAGTGATTAAATCCTTTTTCTCCAGATAATTTCCGTTCATCAGTTCAACCAGACTGTTGTAAAGATCAACCTGGCGAACCGGCTTGGTCAGATAGATGTTTATTCCTGCCTCCCGGGCCAGCTGGGCATCACCCCGGATACCCACCGAGGTCAATATTATTATTTTTGTCCTTTCGAGGGTAGGATCCTTACGAATCAGCCGGGCCACATCCAATCCGTCCATATGGGGCATGTGCATATCCAGGAGCACCATGTCAAATGGCCTTTTCTCTTCCACAGCCCGGTGCAGTATCGTTAATCCTTTGAGTCCGTCTTCAGCCCCCTCCTGCTTGATGCCCCAGGAGTTCATCTGGTGGGTCAAGAGTTCACGGTTTGTTTGATTGTCATCAACAACAAGGGCACTTAATCCCTTTAATTCCTGGGTCGGTGTTTGGGCAAGAATCCGGGTTCCTGCCGTTTTTTTAAGGGTCAGGTCAAACCAGAACTCTGCACCCTCTCCAGGGTTACCTGTGCAGTTGATCTGACCATCCATGAGCTCCACCAGCTGCCTTGAAATTGCAAGTCCGAGTCCTGTCCCCCCATATTTTCGCGTTGTTGACTCGTCGGCCTGGGAGAAGGGCTGGAAGAGTTTTTTTCTCTCCTCGGCAGTCATTCCTATGCCGGTATCGCGAACCAGAAAACGAACCTGTTCCGAGTCACCCATATCCTTCAGGGACTCCACCTTGAGATAGACTTCTCCTTGCTCTGTAAATTTAATGGCATTGGACAATAAATTTGTCAAAACCTGCCTTATTCGGCTTGGGTCGGAACTCATATCCGGATGAAGGGTTTCAGCAATATCAACAATAAGTTCAAGGCCTTTTGCATGGGCCCGATGGGCAAGAATCTGGGCAATTTCTTCAATCAGGGCCGGCAGGTTGAAGTTGATGGTTTCAATTTCCAGCTTTCCGGCTTCTATCTTGGAAAAATCCAGGATATCGTTGATAATGGTCAAAAGGGATTCACCGGATGACTTGATGGTTTCAATGGCATTTTGCTGTTCAAGTGTCAGGTTCATATCCAGGGCCATCTCAGCCATACCAAGGACCCCGTTCATGGGGGTTCGGATCTCGTGGCTCATGTTTGCCAGAAACTGGGATTTGGCCTTGCTGGCAGCCTGGGCTTCATCTGCAAGGACAATAGCTTTGTCCATTGTCAGTTGCAGCTCTGCGGTACGATTGCGAACCTGCTCTTCAAGGTGCTCATCCCTCTGTTGAATCTGGCCCAGCATATTATTGAAACCTTCAGCCAGCAATCCAAATTCATCTTTACTTTTATGTTTCACCCTGAGACGATAGTTTTTTTCCGTTGAAATCTGCT
Coding sequences:
- a CDS encoding response regulator, whose translation is MTQFFHNLSVKQKFNTIILGVCSTILLLTFTIAFISQWFLYQRNALEELQSLSKIIGDNSTAALLFQDDEALENNLHSLAQKTSILTSAIYRADGARVASFSRGGHQQISPQRVKNTELEEKGYMIHDGRIQILTPIILDNERVGTLYLQASMGDLYKLLLEAAGYLVLLLLGGLVLAVVLANRLQKIITGPVTQLTTAIQQISTEKNYRLRVKHKSKDEFGLLAEGFNNMLGQIQQRDEHLEEQVRNRTAELQLTMDKAIVLADEAQAASKAKSQFLANMSHEIRTPMNGVLGMAEMALDMNLTLEQQNAIETIKSSGESLLTIINDILDFSKIEAGKLEIETINFNLPALIEEIAQILAHRAHAKGLELIVDIAETLHPDMSSDPSRIRQVLTNLLSNAIKFTEQGEVYLKVESLKDMGDSEQVRFLVRDTGIGMTAEERKKLFQPFSQADESTTRKYGGTGLGLAISRQLVELMDGQINCTGNPGEGAEFWFDLTLKKTAGTRILAQTPTQELKGLSALVVDDNQTNRELLTHQMNSWGIKQEGAEDGLKGLTILHRAVEEKRPFDMVLLDMHMPHMDGLDVARLIRKDPTLERTKIIILTSVGIRGDAQLAREAGINIYLTKPVRQVDLYNSLVELMNGNYLEKKDLITQYHLKKELTTFNARVLLAEDNIINQQVAKGVLCKLGCRVELATNGLEAVSAAQKESYDIVFMDCQMPRMDGYEATGKIRWMEDLKSGQKRLPIIALTANALSGDREKCLAAGMDDYISKPFGKEKIIKVLKHWLPENLHSPSQANLSKKHPHGVSDQSPPMESKTIDTKVLNSIRDLQADGAEDLLTKIIKLFLEDTPGQLEKIKLALENSDIATLRLISHSLKSGSANLGALNLSALFRKMEENARNDSMEGASELFVQIEREFQKAVKSLSAEMVTDIETIDFRNG